One genomic segment of Occultella kanbiaonis includes these proteins:
- a CDS encoding L-rhamnose mutarotase, with protein sequence METNQAPIKRVASVIGVAPEHIEAYERHHAAVWPGVLAALARAHVHNYSIYRFGNTLFSYYEYRGEDYEADLAAIAADPTTQEWWSVVSPLQQPMDGLPAGQWLEIPEVFHTD encoded by the coding sequence GTGGAGACCAACCAAGCGCCGATCAAGCGTGTCGCGTCCGTGATCGGCGTCGCACCCGAACACATCGAGGCCTACGAACGGCACCACGCCGCCGTCTGGCCCGGCGTGCTCGCGGCCCTGGCCCGCGCACACGTGCACAACTACTCGATCTACCGGTTCGGCAACACGCTGTTCTCCTACTACGAGTACCGCGGTGAGGACTACGAGGCGGACCTCGCCGCGATCGCCGCCGACCCGACCACGCAGGAGTGGTGGTCCGTGGTGAGCCCGCTGCAGCAGCCGATGGACGGGCTACCGGCCGGGCAGTGGCTGGAGATTCCCGAGGTGTTCCACACGGACTGA
- a CDS encoding lipase maturation factor family protein yields the protein MDAWLATGGSLGWFGSEDYDAARFVLQRGIAAIYLVAFVTALRQFPALLGERGLLPVPRLLGRVPGKAVPTLFRFGYSDRRLRLMCWVGIALAATVVVGLPQAGPPWLPMIAFGGMYVLYLSIATVGQVFYGFGWESLLLEAGFLAAFLGSDQVPTPIIVIFAFRWLAFRVEFGAGLIKIRGDSVWRDLTALYYHHETQPMPGPFSWHFHHLPKPLHKVEVAANHVVQLVVPFLLFAPQPVATWAAAAVILTQAWLVVSGNFAWLNWLTMLIAFSAVDDGVLSALIPTLAPTGATRPTPAAFAVVVAIVGLLTLVLSYWPVRNLISRHQRMNASFNRWHLVGAYGAFGSITRRRHEIVVEGTTAADPGASDWREYVFAGKPGPVDRRPRQFAPYHLRLDWGMWFLGLGSTSQYAWFDPFLDRLLAADPATLRLLKDDPFDGERPAWVRARVFAYRYSTPTERRRTGAWWVRREITELARPRRLAP from the coding sequence ATGGACGCCTGGCTAGCCACCGGCGGGTCGCTCGGCTGGTTCGGCTCCGAGGACTACGACGCCGCCCGGTTCGTGCTGCAGCGCGGGATCGCGGCGATCTACCTGGTCGCGTTCGTCACCGCGCTGCGGCAGTTCCCGGCACTGCTCGGCGAGCGCGGGCTGCTGCCCGTGCCGCGCCTGCTGGGTCGGGTGCCGGGCAAGGCCGTGCCCACGCTGTTCCGGTTCGGCTACAGCGACCGCCGGCTGCGCCTGATGTGCTGGGTGGGCATCGCGCTCGCGGCGACCGTGGTCGTCGGCCTGCCGCAGGCGGGACCGCCGTGGCTGCCGATGATCGCGTTCGGCGGCATGTACGTGCTCTATCTCTCCATCGCCACGGTGGGCCAGGTGTTCTACGGGTTCGGCTGGGAGTCGCTCCTGCTGGAGGCCGGGTTCCTGGCGGCGTTCCTCGGCTCGGACCAGGTGCCGACCCCGATCATCGTGATCTTCGCGTTCCGGTGGCTCGCGTTCCGGGTGGAGTTCGGCGCGGGCCTGATCAAGATCCGTGGCGACTCGGTCTGGCGGGACCTGACCGCGCTCTACTACCACCACGAGACCCAGCCGATGCCGGGGCCGTTCAGCTGGCACTTCCACCACCTGCCGAAGCCGCTGCACAAGGTGGAGGTGGCCGCCAACCATGTCGTCCAGCTCGTCGTCCCGTTCCTGTTGTTCGCACCCCAGCCGGTTGCGACGTGGGCCGCGGCGGCCGTCATTCTGACCCAGGCGTGGCTGGTGGTCTCCGGGAACTTCGCCTGGCTGAACTGGCTCACCATGCTGATCGCGTTCTCCGCTGTGGACGACGGCGTGCTCTCGGCCCTGATCCCGACCCTCGCCCCGACCGGGGCGACCCGGCCAACCCCGGCCGCGTTCGCCGTCGTCGTTGCGATTGTCGGCCTGCTGACGCTGGTGCTCAGCTACTGGCCGGTACGGAACCTGATCTCGAGACACCAGCGCATGAACGCCTCGTTCAACCGCTGGCATCTGGTCGGTGCGTACGGGGCGTTCGGGTCGATCACCCGGCGGCGCCACGAGATCGTGGTGGAGGGCACGACGGCGGCCGACCCCGGTGCGTCCGACTGGCGCGAGTACGTCTTCGCGGGCAAGCCGGGGCCGGTCGATCGACGGCCGCGGCAGTTCGCGCCGTACCACCTGCGGCTGGACTGGGGCATGTGGTTCCTCGGGCTCGGTTCCACCTCCCAGTACGCGTGGTTCGACCCCTTCCTGGACCGGCTGCTCGCCGCCGACCCCGCCACGCTGCGGCTGCTGAAGGACGACCCGTTCGACGGCGAACGGCCGGCCTGGGTGCGCGCGCGGGTGTTCGCGTACCGGTACTCGACGCCCACGGAGCGCCGGCGCACCGGCGCGTGGTGGGTGCGGCGGGAGATCACCGAGCTGGCCAGGCCGCGGCGCCTCGCTCCGTGA
- a CDS encoding polysaccharide pyruvyl transferase family protein — MPHPSPGRPRRILLRSSWATANIGDVAHSPGAIGVLRALGEDVQVTLWPRRLEERERRMFAERQPWVRIVDGELDTAGNPTTPELAQAWAEADILVHGSAAGLVAGDDMRAWQATGRPYGFFGITHDPFGPETPSTLAQAAAQIEALPADYLSERDRDLFAGAEFLYCRDSLTLAYLTRQQVTGPLLEWGPDATFAHDLLDEQAATALLAEHRLTPGEFLVAVPRSRFAPYHRIHDIPASRSHHYRDAVNAAHDPDDLAVLAGAITHWVRSTGSPLLVGPEMSYAVDLAAEYFPRILPDDVAPHVRVLADYWDLPTATAVYARAAGVLTMDCHSPILATTVGTPAVYLRQPTETIKGRMYADLGVGETVVEIEAKDAAERLTGLLDEIAATRGTRPAERVVATHAAAIERLAQMARTAVGRVETDGGAAADIGEAMSEVPVGGV; from the coding sequence GTGCCCCACCCCTCACCCGGCCGACCCCGCCGGATCCTGCTCCGCTCCTCCTGGGCCACCGCCAACATCGGCGACGTGGCCCACTCGCCCGGCGCGATCGGCGTGCTGCGCGCCCTCGGCGAGGACGTGCAGGTGACCCTGTGGCCGCGTCGGCTCGAGGAGCGGGAACGCCGGATGTTCGCCGAGCGGCAGCCCTGGGTGCGGATCGTCGACGGCGAGCTGGATACCGCCGGGAACCCGACCACCCCGGAACTCGCGCAGGCCTGGGCGGAGGCCGACATCCTGGTGCATGGCTCGGCGGCCGGTCTCGTGGCCGGCGACGACATGCGCGCCTGGCAGGCGACCGGTCGCCCCTACGGGTTCTTCGGGATCACGCACGACCCGTTCGGCCCGGAGACCCCGAGCACGCTCGCCCAGGCCGCCGCCCAGATCGAGGCACTGCCGGCCGACTACCTGTCCGAGAGGGACCGGGACCTGTTCGCCGGCGCCGAGTTCCTCTACTGCCGGGACAGCCTCACCCTCGCCTACCTGACCCGCCAGCAGGTCACCGGGCCGCTGCTCGAATGGGGACCGGACGCCACGTTCGCCCACGACCTTCTCGACGAGCAGGCCGCGACCGCGCTGCTGGCCGAACACCGGCTGACTCCCGGGGAGTTCCTGGTGGCCGTGCCGCGGTCCCGGTTCGCGCCCTACCACCGGATCCACGACATCCCGGCGTCCCGGTCCCACCACTACCGGGACGCCGTCAATGCCGCACACGACCCGGACGATCTCGCGGTCCTGGCCGGGGCGATCACGCACTGGGTGCGCAGCACCGGCAGCCCGTTGCTCGTCGGACCCGAGATGAGCTACGCCGTCGACCTGGCCGCGGAGTACTTCCCCCGGATCCTCCCGGACGACGTGGCCCCGCACGTGCGGGTGCTGGCCGACTACTGGGACCTGCCCACCGCCACGGCCGTCTACGCCCGGGCTGCGGGCGTGCTGACGATGGACTGCCACTCCCCGATCCTGGCCACCACCGTCGGGACCCCCGCGGTCTACCTGCGCCAGCCCACCGAGACGATCAAGGGCCGGATGTATGCCGATCTCGGGGTGGGCGAGACGGTCGTCGAGATCGAGGCCAAGGACGCCGCGGAGCGGCTGACCGGGCTGCTCGACGAGATCGCCGCAACCCGCGGCACCCGCCCGGCTGAGCGGGTCGTGGCGACCCACGCCGCGGCCATCGAACGCCTCGCGCAGATGGCGCGCACCGCCGTCGGGCGTGTCGAGACCGACGGCGGCGCGGCTGCCGACATCGGCGAGGCGATGTCCGAAGTACCCGTCGGAGGTGTGTAG
- a CDS encoding ABC transporter permease, giving the protein MTETIKDRAKASGPNRTRGPGSPESAKGKPKRPSASANRTALARIKRDRMLLLLALPGMAVVAIFHYFPLLGNVIAFQNFQPFLGISQSEWVGLDNFAVIFNGDPRFLNALANTLIITLIQVVFVFPLPLALALLLNSVLSERVKRGVQSVLYLPHFLSWVIVVALFQQVLGNAGMLNTFFREHDMATFSIIGVPELFKLLITSQVIWKDTGWGTIIFLAALSRVDMNLYEAAAMDGAGAWRRTWHITLPAVRSVFILLLILRLGDALTVGFEQIILQQGAVGKAASEVLDTYVYNNGIVGGNWGTSAAVGLVKGVVGVVLVLGANKLAHVFGERGVYSR; this is encoded by the coding sequence ATGACCGAGACCATCAAGGACCGGGCGAAGGCGTCCGGACCGAACCGGACGCGGGGACCGGGCTCGCCAGAGTCCGCGAAGGGCAAGCCCAAGCGGCCGTCGGCCAGTGCGAACCGGACCGCCCTGGCCCGGATCAAGCGGGACCGGATGCTGCTCCTGCTCGCGCTGCCGGGAATGGCGGTGGTGGCGATCTTCCACTACTTCCCGCTGCTCGGAAACGTCATCGCGTTCCAGAACTTCCAACCGTTCCTCGGGATCTCCCAGAGCGAGTGGGTCGGACTCGACAACTTCGCGGTCATCTTCAACGGCGATCCGCGGTTCCTGAACGCGCTCGCGAACACCCTCATCATCACGCTGATCCAGGTCGTGTTCGTGTTCCCGCTGCCCCTCGCGCTGGCGCTGCTGCTGAACTCCGTGCTCAGCGAGCGGGTCAAACGGGGCGTCCAGTCGGTGCTCTACCTGCCGCACTTCCTGTCCTGGGTGATCGTGGTGGCGCTGTTCCAGCAGGTCCTCGGCAATGCCGGGATGCTGAACACGTTCTTCCGGGAACATGACATGGCGACGTTCTCGATCATCGGGGTGCCGGAACTGTTCAAGCTCCTGATCACCTCCCAGGTCATCTGGAAGGACACCGGCTGGGGCACGATCATCTTCCTCGCGGCGCTCTCACGCGTCGACATGAACCTCTACGAGGCAGCCGCCATGGACGGTGCCGGTGCCTGGCGCCGGACCTGGCACATCACCCTGCCGGCGGTACGCAGCGTCTTCATCCTGCTGCTCATCCTGCGCCTCGGTGACGCCCTCACGGTCGGCTTCGAGCAGATCATCCTGCAGCAGGGTGCCGTCGGAAAGGCGGCCAGCGAGGTCCTCGACACCTACGTCTACAACAACGGCATCGTCGGCGGGAACTGGGGCACCTCGGCCGCCGTCGGCCTCGTGAAGGGGGTGGTGGGCGTGGTCCTTGTGCTCGGCGCCAACAAACTCGCCCATGTGTTCGGGGAGCGGGGGGTGTACTCGAGATGA
- a CDS encoding carbohydrate ABC transporter permease, whose protein sequence is MSDITVTRSNLVFGRPSLIARGGRAVVLAVACLAVILPFIAVISTSLASQEEISRAGGFVFWVTDPTLDAYRAVLSGGVVTRSVIVSLGIAGVGTALSVLCTIGLAYALSRTSMYAQKPMLLAVLFTLLFSPGMIPMYLVVKQLGLIDSYWALILPVLINAFNVIVMREFFLDLPAELMESAKIDGAGEFLVLTRIVLPLSKAVIAVIALFYAVAYWNSFFNALLYINSPEKWPLQLVLRTYVVNETPMGVDDLVMEGSALPPQVAIQMAILLISVLPMLIVYPFIQKHFTKGLLIGGVKG, encoded by the coding sequence ATGAGCGACATCACCGTGACCCGCTCGAACCTGGTCTTCGGCCGGCCGAGCCTGATCGCCCGCGGCGGGCGGGCAGTGGTCCTCGCCGTGGCCTGCCTGGCGGTGATCCTGCCGTTCATCGCAGTCATCTCGACGTCCCTGGCCAGCCAGGAGGAGATCTCCCGGGCCGGCGGCTTCGTGTTCTGGGTGACCGACCCGACCCTCGACGCCTACCGGGCCGTGCTCTCCGGGGGCGTCGTGACCCGCTCGGTGATCGTCAGCCTCGGCATCGCGGGGGTGGGCACCGCACTGTCGGTGCTGTGCACCATCGGGCTCGCGTACGCGCTCAGCCGCACCTCGATGTACGCGCAGAAGCCGATGCTGCTCGCCGTGCTGTTCACGCTGCTGTTCAGCCCCGGGATGATCCCGATGTACCTGGTGGTCAAGCAGCTCGGGCTGATCGACAGCTACTGGGCGCTGATCCTGCCGGTGCTGATCAACGCGTTCAACGTGATCGTGATGCGGGAGTTCTTCCTCGACCTGCCCGCTGAACTGATGGAGAGCGCGAAGATCGACGGCGCCGGCGAGTTCCTGGTGCTGACCCGGATCGTGCTGCCGCTGTCCAAGGCCGTGATCGCCGTCATCGCGCTGTTCTACGCCGTCGCCTACTGGAACAGCTTCTTCAACGCGCTGCTCTACATCAACTCGCCGGAGAAGTGGCCGCTCCAGCTGGTGCTGCGCACCTACGTGGTCAACGAGACCCCGATGGGGGTGGACGACCTCGTCATGGAGGGGTCGGCCCTGCCGCCACAGGTCGCGATCCAGATGGCGATCCTGCTCATCTCGGTGCTGCCGATGCTCATCGTCTACCCGTTCATCCAGAAGCACTTCACCAAGGGCCTGCTCATCGGCGGCGTGAAGGGCTGA
- a CDS encoding extracellular solute-binding protein, with product MKIDRRSFLGLTALAGVGALSACGPDGSTPPQGGGSGDGATPDASTVLPTYKAFEVAAPDLPSDSEFSLPGYYTYPASPVAATTETPGSGGSITTMTYTYDPIAPELSNNQHWQNINSLLGVDLGITYSPSADYDAKFATTIAGGDLPDMINIRTVQQQMPAMLAATFADLTEHLSGDAVLDYPALAAIPEGTWRTAIFENAIWGVPIPRSPIGGVLYTRNDLLIERGANTEPASYEEFVEMATTLTDASKSQWAFGDPGGILSHVAQMNGVGNAWVEENGEFSYAQASPAYEQALADTVAMIEAGLFHPDSGAVQNTERNEWVNNGTTCFAYGGYAGWSKFFVAGAGIEGFQMTGQVAPGRDGGDSVRGGSGFSAGFMAFRPTDDPERIAELLRVLNWLASPFGSTEFLARKFGVEGVNYTLEGSDPVLTSLGASETTLPLRYLSEPPSVLYEPGNPDAVDQQFEFMAKASPLIVPDPTTGLYSETAVTAGASAGTALGDARDEILAGRQPVSSWSTAVEDYMLEVGNSLKDEYEAAFAAQA from the coding sequence ATGAAGATCGATCGACGGAGTTTCCTCGGCCTTACCGCACTCGCCGGCGTCGGCGCCCTGAGCGCCTGCGGCCCCGACGGCTCGACCCCGCCCCAGGGCGGCGGCTCGGGCGATGGTGCCACCCCCGACGCCTCGACCGTGCTCCCCACCTACAAGGCGTTCGAGGTGGCCGCACCGGACCTGCCCTCCGACTCGGAGTTCTCCCTGCCGGGCTACTACACGTACCCGGCCAGCCCGGTCGCGGCGACCACCGAGACCCCCGGGTCCGGCGGATCGATCACGACGATGACGTACACCTACGACCCGATCGCCCCGGAGCTGTCGAACAACCAGCACTGGCAGAACATCAACTCCCTGCTCGGTGTGGACCTCGGCATCACCTACAGCCCCTCCGCCGACTACGACGCGAAGTTCGCCACCACGATCGCCGGCGGTGACCTGCCGGACATGATCAACATCCGTACGGTCCAGCAGCAGATGCCGGCGATGCTCGCGGCCACGTTCGCGGACCTCACCGAGCACCTCTCCGGCGACGCGGTGCTGGACTACCCGGCGCTCGCCGCCATCCCGGAGGGCACCTGGCGCACCGCGATCTTCGAGAACGCGATCTGGGGCGTGCCGATCCCGCGCTCACCGATCGGCGGCGTGCTCTACACCCGCAACGACCTGCTCATCGAGCGCGGCGCGAACACCGAGCCGGCCAGCTACGAGGAGTTCGTGGAGATGGCGACCACGCTCACGGACGCGAGCAAGAGCCAGTGGGCGTTCGGCGACCCCGGCGGCATCCTCTCCCACGTGGCCCAGATGAACGGGGTCGGGAACGCCTGGGTCGAGGAGAACGGCGAGTTCTCCTACGCCCAGGCCTCGCCGGCATACGAGCAGGCGCTCGCGGACACGGTCGCCATGATCGAGGCCGGCCTGTTCCACCCCGACTCGGGGGCCGTGCAGAACACCGAACGCAACGAGTGGGTCAACAACGGCACCACCTGCTTCGCGTACGGCGGGTACGCCGGCTGGTCGAAGTTCTTCGTGGCCGGAGCCGGCATCGAGGGCTTCCAGATGACCGGCCAGGTGGCCCCGGGCCGGGACGGGGGCGACAGCGTCCGTGGCGGCAGCGGCTTCTCGGCCGGGTTCATGGCGTTCAGGCCGACCGACGACCCGGAGCGGATCGCCGAGCTCCTGCGGGTCCTGAACTGGCTCGCATCCCCGTTCGGAAGCACCGAGTTCCTGGCCCGCAAGTTCGGCGTCGAGGGTGTCAACTACACGCTCGAGGGATCGGACCCGGTCCTGACCAGCCTCGGCGCGTCCGAGACCACGCTCCCGCTGCGCTACCTCTCCGAGCCGCCGTCGGTGCTGTACGAACCGGGCAACCCGGACGCCGTCGACCAGCAGTTCGAGTTCATGGCGAAGGCCTCACCGCTGATCGTCCCGGACCCGACCACCGGGCTGTACTCGGAGACCGCGGTCACGGCCGGCGCCTCCGCCGGCACCGCCCTCGGCGACGCCCGTGACGAGATCCTGGCCGGTCGGCAGCCGGTCAGCTCCTGGTCGACGGCGGTTGAGGACTACATGCTCGAGGTGGGCAACAGCCTCAAGGACGAGTACGAGGCGGCATTCGCCGCGCAGGCCTGA
- a CDS encoding LacI family DNA-binding transcriptional regulator — protein sequence MATVKSIAAAVGVSPSVVSAVLHGSKHVRVSESTRERVQRAVDEAGYVPNHAARALRLQRTGVLAMVLPKLENPVYHRLVDGIYDAADAHGYSVLLGDGIRVTSGSLMLQRLVGGGQVDGTLIRPASTMSPGLLAEIRAGGAPIVILDGVSERDHWVAVQDELGAHVATRHLIDKGHERIAYLGQTRYQQERVDGYRRALREAGLPTPDAYVFHSQQGPHDGYEVFGALLALDPRPTAVLVNNSTTAVGVLAAVSDAGLRMPDDLAMIGFHEIAIAADLRPSLTTLEMPLYELGRVGVELMHAALTGEPVESRRITEPLPRVIERQSTA from the coding sequence ATGGCAACGGTGAAGTCGATCGCGGCGGCCGTGGGCGTGTCCCCGTCCGTGGTCTCCGCGGTCCTGCACGGCAGCAAGCACGTGCGGGTCTCCGAGTCCACCCGCGAGCGGGTGCAGCGGGCGGTCGACGAAGCCGGGTACGTGCCCAATCACGCCGCCCGTGCGCTGCGCCTGCAGCGCACGGGCGTGCTCGCGATGGTCCTGCCGAAACTGGAGAATCCCGTCTACCACCGGCTCGTCGACGGCATCTATGACGCCGCGGACGCGCACGGGTACAGCGTGCTGCTCGGCGACGGGATCCGGGTGACCTCCGGTTCGCTGATGCTGCAGCGGCTCGTCGGCGGCGGCCAGGTGGACGGCACCCTGATCCGGCCGGCAAGCACGATGAGCCCGGGGCTGCTCGCGGAGATCCGCGCGGGCGGTGCACCGATCGTCATCCTGGACGGGGTCTCGGAACGGGACCACTGGGTCGCGGTCCAGGACGAGCTCGGCGCCCATGTGGCGACCAGGCACCTCATCGACAAGGGCCACGAGCGGATCGCCTATCTCGGCCAGACGCGCTACCAGCAGGAGCGGGTCGACGGATACCGCAGGGCGCTGCGCGAGGCGGGTCTGCCGACGCCCGACGCCTACGTCTTCCACAGCCAGCAGGGCCCGCACGACGGGTACGAGGTGTTCGGGGCGCTGCTCGCGCTCGACCCGCGCCCGACGGCCGTGCTCGTGAACAACTCGACCACCGCCGTCGGGGTCCTCGCCGCGGTGAGCGACGCCGGGCTCAGGATGCCGGACGACCTGGCCATGATCGGGTTCCACGAGATCGCGATCGCCGCGGACCTTCGGCCGAGCCTGACCACGCTGGAGATGCCGCTGTACGAGCTGGGCCGGGTGGGGGTCGAGCTCATGCACGCCGCCCTGACCGGCGAGCCCGTCGAGTCCCGCAGGATCACGGAGCCGCTGCCGCGGGTGATCGAGCGCCAGTCCACCGCCTGA
- a CDS encoding multidrug effflux MFS transporter, translated as MTLPAPTRERISASFVLLLAALTAIGPLTIDLYLAAFPQIVTELGTTDARVQLTMTATLAGLAVGQLLLGSLSDAYGRRRPLLIALAVYVVTSVAIIGIGSIELLTVARVVQGLSGAAGMVLAMAVVRDSYSGIGMSRVISRLMLVVGVAPILAPTIGAQILRFGSWRTMFGVLALFGVMLFVLAAFFLKETLPRAARRTGGTRAALASYRSLVTDWSFIGVVLMGAFYMGAMFAYVASSTFVFQEGFQLSASEFGYIFGAGALAVTIGSQINGALVSRFRPERIVTTAIAVGWVLSIALFVVASTVSAHGSGLLPLVALLVPTLGTVGFVMPSVPAIVLEHNGHRAGSAAALNGAMGFVMGALISPVSSLFGGGPTAMAGVMFGVITISGVLLLAVRRGWASTSTAAVPAPVLAELDDLDEQVEPARP; from the coding sequence ATGACCCTCCCCGCGCCAACCCGCGAGCGGATCAGTGCTTCGTTCGTGCTGCTGCTGGCCGCGCTGACGGCCATCGGCCCGCTCACCATCGATCTCTACCTCGCTGCGTTCCCCCAGATCGTGACCGAGCTCGGCACCACCGACGCGCGGGTGCAGCTGACCATGACCGCGACCCTCGCCGGCCTCGCGGTCGGTCAGCTGCTGCTCGGCTCGCTCTCGGACGCCTATGGGCGACGGCGGCCGCTGCTGATCGCACTGGCGGTGTACGTCGTGACGTCGGTCGCCATCATCGGGATCGGCTCGATCGAGCTGCTCACCGTGGCGCGCGTGGTGCAGGGGCTCAGCGGCGCCGCGGGCATGGTGCTCGCCATGGCCGTGGTGCGTGACTCCTACTCCGGGATCGGGATGAGCCGAGTGATCTCCCGGCTGATGCTCGTGGTGGGCGTGGCGCCGATCCTCGCGCCAACGATCGGCGCGCAGATCCTGCGGTTCGGGTCCTGGCGCACGATGTTCGGCGTGCTCGCCCTGTTCGGGGTGATGCTGTTCGTGCTCGCCGCGTTCTTCCTGAAGGAGACCCTGCCCCGCGCGGCCCGCCGCACGGGCGGGACCCGTGCCGCGCTGGCGTCCTACCGGTCCCTCGTCACCGACTGGTCCTTCATCGGCGTGGTGCTGATGGGTGCGTTCTACATGGGTGCGATGTTCGCCTACGTGGCGTCCTCGACGTTCGTGTTCCAGGAGGGCTTCCAGCTGAGCGCGAGCGAGTTCGGGTACATCTTCGGCGCCGGCGCGCTCGCCGTCACGATCGGGTCGCAGATCAACGGCGCCCTGGTCTCCCGGTTCCGCCCGGAACGGATCGTGACGACGGCGATCGCTGTCGGTTGGGTGCTCTCGATCGCCCTGTTCGTGGTGGCCTCGACCGTCTCCGCGCACGGTTCCGGCCTGCTCCCGCTCGTCGCGCTGCTCGTCCCGACGCTGGGCACCGTCGGGTTCGTGATGCCGTCCGTGCCCGCGATCGTGCTGGAGCACAACGGTCACCGGGCCGGCTCCGCGGCGGCCCTGAACGGCGCGATGGGCTTCGTGATGGGTGCGCTGATCTCGCCCGTGAGCAGCCTCTTCGGGGGAGGCCCGACGGCGATGGCCGGGGTGATGTTCGGCGTGATCACCATCTCCGGGGTGCTGCTGCTCGCGGTCCGCCGCGGATGGGCGAGCACGAGCACCGCCGCCGTGCCGGCGCCGGTCCTCGCCGAGCTCGACGACCTCGACGAGCAGGTGGAGCCCGCACGACCCTGA
- a CDS encoding endonuclease/exonuclease/phosphatase family protein, translated as MRILGWIAVALLTVAVAATLDPARLGAAGMNLSTVNGATQFIALRPWLVLGFAVAAVPTGLLAAGVHRWRGGAPRLISVVVVFALAAAGHGAVLASRGLSAGDVPASATEAADEITILNLNVRGGAANTTDLVALVRAAAVDVLVLPESGADVLEEIAAALAAEGDRFEVFAGTRELSQPDGTGILVSERLGEYAEVASTERSVVRIVPVNGDGPAITAVHPRSPPGIRSAFARPQSLQTWRDEVADVAPLCAQTPGGIVAGDFNATLDHASMRAIAPCVDASVLAGIGGVSTYPVRMPALLGTTIDHVLIDPADFEVTAGAVVEVPGTDHRGVLIRLLPLD; from the coding sequence ATGCGCATACTCGGGTGGATCGCCGTCGCCCTCCTCACGGTCGCGGTCGCCGCGACCCTTGACCCGGCGCGGCTCGGCGCAGCCGGGATGAATCTGTCCACGGTGAACGGTGCGACCCAGTTCATCGCCCTGCGACCGTGGCTCGTCCTGGGGTTCGCGGTCGCCGCGGTCCCGACCGGCCTGCTCGCGGCCGGGGTCCACCGCTGGCGCGGGGGTGCGCCGAGGCTGATCAGCGTCGTCGTCGTCTTCGCGCTGGCGGCCGCGGGGCATGGCGCCGTGCTGGCCTCGCGCGGGCTGAGCGCCGGTGACGTCCCGGCGTCCGCGACCGAGGCCGCGGACGAGATCACGATCCTGAACCTGAACGTCCGTGGTGGAGCCGCGAACACGACCGACCTCGTGGCCCTCGTCCGTGCGGCGGCCGTGGACGTGCTGGTCCTGCCCGAGTCCGGGGCGGACGTGCTCGAGGAGATCGCGGCGGCGCTCGCGGCCGAGGGGGACCGGTTCGAGGTGTTCGCGGGCACCCGCGAGCTGTCCCAGCCGGACGGCACGGGCATCCTCGTCAGCGAGCGGTTGGGCGAGTACGCGGAGGTCGCCTCCACGGAGCGCAGCGTGGTGCGGATCGTCCCGGTGAACGGTGACGGCCCGGCCATCACGGCAGTGCACCCGCGGTCCCCGCCCGGGATCCGTTCCGCGTTCGCCCGGCCGCAGTCGCTGCAGACGTGGCGCGACGAGGTGGCCGACGTCGCACCGTTGTGCGCGCAGACGCCCGGCGGCATCGTCGCGGGTGACTTCAACGCCACCCTCGACCACGCCTCGATGCGTGCCATCGCGCCCTGCGTGGACGCCTCGGTGCTCGCCGGGATCGGCGGTGTGTCCACCTACCCGGTGCGGATGCCGGCCCTGCTCGGCACCACGATCGATCACGTCCTGATCGATCCGGCCGACTTCGAGGTGACGGCGGGCGCCGTCGTGGAGGTCCCGGGTACCGACCACCGGGGCGTGCTGATCCGGCTGCTCCCGTTGGACTGA